A window of the Haloquadratum walsbyi C23 genome harbors these coding sequences:
- the malA gene encoding alpha-amylase MalA, with product MQHPGPPRFIAVGESLQLSPRDPDPEMSYQWHIERAPASSTIKLPSEEPVVEFAPDTPGIFQIGVESTVNSYSLTIRVFPGSFAPITIPGGESGSGGVSGHQSGSAQPVRKSAGVSGSGSGMRDDTVERGRPRIQLQGDVAGDELVITADAQTRPDNESTHSDIDVEFLIDDRDDVSSDVVSTTDREMRIPLEAVGRRVRIHAVAVTDVYSVPDSIEFTRDPQPDGGEVVVETETRAGDTNRQTDIVESDAEQLDISNRAINIRRPNEPPKWATDVTLYEIYVRGFVDDEETDSIFTALTERLDYLAELGVDCLWLTPVLQNDHAPHGYNITDFFHIASDLGDSEAYETFVDAAHDRGMTVLFDLVLNHSARDHPFYQDAVGNPDSPYHDWYAWRSEDEPETYFEWEYIANWNFQNLEVRRHLLDVVDKWMEVADGFRCDMAWAVPNSFWRELRDRVKTHDPEFLLLDETIPYIADFHGGMFDMHFDTTLYSTLREVGRGHADAAGILDAIDQREAAGFPPHAAFMLYAENHDETRYIVECGEDAAMAVAGALFTLPGVPMLYGGQEIGQRGRRDALAWDDAREKIYTHYQRLIELRNEISALGVDGSINPVDYTIVDDIETSVDTERVVAYERRADEESYVCILNFGETPVTVTIAETSIPRNNDEIKSNESVNVDVSAENLVTGESAADAEGLVINNVGVFAATVNSDIN from the coding sequence ATGCAGCATCCAGGTCCGCCACGATTTATTGCAGTTGGGGAATCACTGCAGTTGTCTCCCCGTGACCCAGATCCGGAAATGTCATACCAATGGCATATTGAGCGTGCACCAGCATCAAGCACAATCAAATTGCCCTCAGAGGAGCCAGTTGTTGAGTTTGCTCCTGACACCCCTGGAATATTCCAGATAGGTGTCGAAAGCACAGTCAACAGTTATTCGCTCACTATACGTGTCTTTCCTGGGTCGTTCGCACCGATCACAATACCCGGAGGTGAAAGCGGTTCTGGTGGTGTCAGTGGTCATCAAAGTGGTTCAGCTCAACCAGTTAGAAAGAGTGCTGGCGTCTCAGGGTCGGGGTCTGGGATGCGTGATGATACGGTAGAACGCGGGCGACCGCGGATTCAACTTCAGGGTGATGTTGCGGGTGATGAACTCGTTATTACTGCAGATGCCCAGACACGACCAGATAATGAGTCGACTCACTCAGATATTGATGTTGAGTTCCTTATCGATGACCGAGATGATGTTAGTTCAGATGTCGTCAGCACCACAGACCGCGAAATGCGGATTCCACTGGAGGCTGTTGGGCGACGTGTTCGCATTCATGCTGTCGCTGTTACCGATGTATACAGTGTCCCAGATAGTATTGAATTTACCAGAGATCCGCAACCTGACGGTGGTGAAGTAGTTGTTGAAACAGAGACTCGCGCTGGAGATACTAACAGACAAACAGACATAGTTGAGAGTGATGCTGAACAACTAGACATCAGTAATCGCGCGATTAACATTCGGCGCCCAAATGAGCCTCCAAAATGGGCGACAGACGTTACACTGTATGAGATCTATGTCCGAGGATTTGTTGACGATGAAGAGACAGACTCGATATTTACTGCACTCACTGAGCGCCTTGATTATCTCGCAGAACTTGGGGTTGATTGTTTGTGGCTCACGCCAGTGCTGCAAAATGACCATGCACCGCATGGATACAACATCACTGACTTCTTTCATATTGCATCGGATCTCGGCGATAGTGAGGCATATGAAACCTTTGTTGATGCGGCGCATGATCGAGGGATGACGGTATTATTTGATCTTGTATTGAATCACTCTGCGCGTGATCATCCATTCTATCAGGACGCTGTTGGAAATCCAGACTCACCGTATCACGACTGGTACGCCTGGCGTAGTGAGGATGAGCCAGAGACGTATTTCGAATGGGAGTATATTGCCAATTGGAATTTCCAGAATTTGGAAGTTCGCCGTCACTTACTTGATGTGGTAGATAAGTGGATGGAAGTGGCCGATGGGTTTCGATGTGATATGGCATGGGCAGTTCCAAACAGTTTCTGGCGAGAGCTCCGTGACCGGGTAAAGACACATGACCCAGAGTTTCTCCTCTTAGACGAGACAATTCCATATATTGCGGACTTCCATGGTGGGATGTTTGACATGCATTTCGATACAACGCTTTACTCCACACTTCGCGAGGTCGGTCGTGGACATGCTGACGCCGCAGGGATTCTTGATGCAATAGATCAACGAGAAGCAGCTGGATTCCCACCGCATGCCGCATTTATGCTATATGCAGAGAACCATGATGAAACCCGGTATATTGTCGAATGCGGTGAAGATGCTGCAATGGCTGTTGCCGGAGCGTTATTCACGCTTCCAGGTGTCCCGATGCTCTATGGTGGGCAGGAGATAGGGCAGCGAGGACGACGTGATGCACTTGCATGGGATGATGCTCGTGAGAAAATTTACACACATTATCAGCGATTAATTGAACTTCGTAATGAGATATCAGCTCTTGGCGTTGATGGGTCAATCAACCCGGTTGATTACACTATTGTGGATGATATTGAGACGTCAGTTGATACTGAACGCGTCGTTGCGTATGAGCGACGTGCAGATGAAGAAAGTTATGTTTGTATCCTCAATTTTGGGGAGACACCGGTCACTGTTACAATCGCAGAAACGAGTATACCTAGAAATAACGATGAAATCAAGAGTAATGAATCGGTCAATGTCGATGTCAGTGCAGAGAATCTAGTGACGGGCGAATCAGCCGCAGATGCTGAGGGACTTGTTATTAATAATGTTGGTGTCTTTGCAGCCACTGTCAACTCAGATATAAATTGA
- a CDS encoding ArnT family glycosyltransferase, which yields MRSDNTLLTRVRARLPISIRTLLAGILAVGTGLLVALVAIDVFPYHSINDDEAVYLTQAALLLDGAFFIDPAPYPPEAVRPWFFILDDSAVGTQLYSKYTPVVPALFAVGYRLGFGTWTVGLALIATGTAGGVYLLAARAFDRTIGVCAIVVLAGSPMFLLTSATFLSYAPTTFLNVIFALAYLHSFRAHDQRLLTWGWAIATGFATGIAFFARPYTALLFALPFIIHTLVTVGRHLRDFGWSHQQTRVAVTRAFLTAIAGCVIVAVALWYNAIVTGDPLTFPYAAFAPADGLGFGPHELLSYEATYTPEIALRTTIIILQSLATEWIAAGIIGTGFSILGGSVVIYDIIIGSSDPDKSSLPSSTISLLLISIIPTVVIGEAYFWGTYNGLQNGLIDLLGPFYHFDILIPIAIFAAAGFVTLFRRLITVLTIFTTRQRARIVIGIILIMTAPIIGVTGESVLMDPIEANGERSESLAATYEPIKEHSFNNAVVFTPDTYGDWQAHPFQYLRSDPTLDGPVVYATDGPPRRDMTVIDATNRTPYRFTYRGDWTGAVEPVTPALQQLSVRRGAVIQIQTTVGQPQNLQSASVRIETDDGYARYQVTPANHTRSDQTVLVRWLITPDGVWVRNLPTASTGGETVQLDTISTFAPSGSDLSRSKNEYKASRDNRANITTNTTQTAVTLPSGPSEVDLMITFVGAGGASITYRQHVSVETTNTTASIKDNRKPSVRAIWPAKTQVCRLTTDCGRERTWIGPTSETLNGVSINASATGYHANVSSVD from the coding sequence ATGCGCTCTGATAATACTTTATTGACACGGGTCCGTGCTCGTCTTCCAATATCTATTCGGACGCTTCTTGCAGGGATACTTGCTGTTGGAACTGGGTTGCTTGTTGCACTCGTTGCTATCGACGTATTCCCATATCATTCGATTAATGATGACGAGGCAGTTTACCTCACGCAGGCAGCATTACTGCTTGATGGGGCGTTCTTCATTGATCCGGCACCATATCCACCCGAGGCAGTCCGCCCATGGTTTTTTATTCTTGATGATAGCGCTGTAGGAACACAACTGTACAGTAAGTACACTCCTGTCGTTCCCGCTCTCTTTGCAGTTGGGTATCGTCTTGGTTTTGGGACTTGGACGGTTGGACTCGCACTCATTGCAACAGGGACCGCAGGTGGTGTCTATCTACTTGCCGCACGGGCGTTTGATCGAACTATTGGCGTATGTGCAATTGTCGTCCTTGCAGGATCTCCGATGTTTTTACTCACCTCAGCAACATTCCTGTCATATGCTCCGACAACTTTTCTCAATGTCATTTTTGCGCTTGCGTATCTTCATTCGTTTCGTGCGCATGACCAGCGCTTACTCACCTGGGGATGGGCTATTGCTACTGGCTTTGCAACCGGTATAGCGTTTTTCGCCCGACCATACACAGCACTGTTATTTGCTCTTCCATTTATCATCCATACACTGGTTACTGTTGGTCGTCACCTACGAGATTTTGGATGGTCACATCAACAAACACGCGTTGCAGTGACCCGTGCATTTCTCACAGCAATCGCTGGATGTGTCATCGTTGCGGTCGCGTTATGGTACAATGCAATTGTGACAGGCGACCCGCTCACTTTTCCATATGCTGCCTTTGCTCCAGCCGATGGGCTCGGGTTTGGTCCTCATGAGTTGCTCTCATATGAGGCAACATATACGCCCGAAATAGCGTTGAGAACAACAATAATCATTCTTCAATCACTTGCTACCGAGTGGATCGCTGCAGGAATCATTGGGACCGGATTTAGTATCCTCGGTGGTAGCGTTGTCATATATGATATTATCATTGGGTCATCAGATCCCGACAAGTCATCACTTCCCAGCTCGACTATCTCGCTGCTCTTGATATCAATCATTCCGACTGTCGTTATCGGTGAAGCGTACTTTTGGGGGACATATAATGGATTACAGAACGGTCTCATCGATCTTTTAGGACCCTTTTATCATTTTGATATTCTCATTCCAATCGCAATCTTTGCTGCTGCTGGATTTGTCACGCTATTTCGTCGTCTCATCACAGTGCTCACGATATTTACGACCAGGCAGCGGGCACGCATTGTGATCGGTATTATACTCATTATGACTGCGCCTATTATTGGAGTCACCGGAGAGTCTGTTTTGATGGATCCAATCGAAGCAAATGGTGAACGGAGTGAGTCCCTTGCAGCAACATATGAACCAATTAAGGAACATTCATTCAATAACGCTGTAGTCTTTACTCCAGATACATACGGCGATTGGCAGGCACATCCATTTCAGTATCTCCGATCGGATCCGACTCTTGATGGACCTGTTGTGTATGCAACAGACGGTCCACCACGTCGTGATATGACAGTTATTGATGCAACGAACCGAACGCCGTATCGATTCACATATCGTGGTGATTGGACAGGTGCGGTGGAGCCAGTCACACCAGCGCTGCAGCAACTCTCAGTCCGACGCGGAGCAGTCATACAGATTCAGACAACTGTTGGGCAGCCTCAGAATCTTCAATCAGCGAGTGTCCGGATTGAAACTGACGATGGGTATGCACGATACCAGGTGACACCGGCCAACCACACTCGCAGTGACCAGACAGTACTGGTGCGGTGGTTAATTACTCCAGACGGTGTCTGGGTTCGGAACCTCCCAACTGCATCAACTGGAGGGGAAACAGTACAATTAGATACCATATCTACATTTGCACCATCTGGCTCTGACCTAAGTAGATCAAAGAACGAGTACAAAGCATCACGTGACAACAGAGCCAACATAACTACAAATACAACACAGACTGCTGTGACACTCCCTTCAGGACCATCAGAGGTTGATCTCATGATAACATTCGTTGGTGCAGGTGGTGCAAGTATAACATATCGACAACACGTTTCTGTTGAGACAACAAATACCACAGCATCCATTAAGGATAACAGAAAACCATCAGTTCGAGCGATTTGGCCGGCAAAAACTCAGGTCTGCCGGCTCACGACTGATTGCGGTCGTGAACGAACATGGATTGGACCAACATCTGAAACACTGAATGGCGTCTCGATAAATGCATCAGCAACAGGTTACCACGCTAACGTCTCCTCAGTGGATTAA
- a CDS encoding ABC transporter ATP-binding protein: MNSSKTTQKTRRSPVSDENNHTDEVLELCDLQKHYGTETVVDHLSLSVNSGEILTLLGPSGCGKTTTLRLIAGLEAVDGGTVRLNGKNVTGSSFVPPEQRGVGVVFQEFALFPHLTARENVAFGLTDHSSAETDHRVDELLELVDLPDQSESYPDELSGGQQQRVALARSLAPEPDILLLDEPFSNLDVDLRVAMREEVRRILKEAGVTAISVTHDQEEALSISDRVAVMSDGHIEQVGRPEAVFQHPESRFVASFLGYASFIPGYVSGDVVQTEVGTVPREQIHGLASEYNQTRIDLLVRPDDVSVCRSNPDRNDRQTTDHGNMTADGAGTHTQFTNTTKTTSSPISGTTVDEHADKQINEYGCGEVVARRYLGPTFLYEVELETGESVQCMHNHDEDIPESGVVDIEINADHELAWFPREQRPDETDERYPRGI, translated from the coding sequence ATGAATAGTTCAAAAACAACTCAGAAGACGCGCCGATCACCTGTAAGTGATGAGAATAATCACACAGATGAGGTTCTCGAATTGTGTGATTTACAGAAACATTACGGGACGGAGACTGTAGTTGATCACCTCTCATTATCGGTGAATTCTGGTGAGATTCTGACTCTCTTAGGACCCTCTGGGTGTGGAAAAACAACCACGCTGAGACTGATTGCCGGACTTGAAGCTGTAGATGGTGGTACAGTGCGTCTCAACGGCAAAAATGTAACTGGATCTTCATTTGTTCCGCCAGAGCAACGCGGTGTCGGGGTTGTGTTTCAGGAGTTCGCACTCTTTCCACACCTCACCGCACGCGAAAACGTTGCTTTCGGATTGACAGACCACTCTTCAGCTGAAACTGATCATCGTGTTGATGAATTACTTGAATTAGTTGATCTTCCAGACCAAAGTGAAAGTTATCCTGATGAACTCTCAGGTGGTCAACAGCAGCGCGTTGCACTCGCTCGTTCGCTCGCTCCTGAACCCGATATTTTATTACTTGATGAGCCATTCTCAAACCTTGACGTAGACTTACGAGTTGCCATGCGAGAAGAAGTACGTCGAATCCTGAAAGAAGCAGGAGTCACAGCTATTTCGGTGACACATGATCAAGAAGAGGCGCTTTCTATCTCTGATCGTGTCGCGGTGATGAGTGATGGCCATATTGAGCAGGTTGGTAGACCAGAGGCAGTGTTCCAGCATCCAGAATCACGATTCGTCGCGAGCTTCCTTGGATATGCAAGCTTTATTCCGGGATATGTCTCCGGTGATGTGGTACAGACAGAGGTTGGAACGGTGCCGCGCGAGCAGATTCACGGACTTGCATCAGAATACAATCAAACGCGTATTGATCTTCTTGTCCGTCCAGATGATGTGAGCGTCTGTCGGAGCAATCCGGATAGGAATGACAGACAAACTACGGACCACGGAAATATGACCGCTGACGGTGCCGGTACTCATACTCAGTTCACGAATACGACCAAAACCACATCGAGTCCGATTTCCGGGACAACAGTTGATGAACATGCTGACAAACAAATTAACGAGTATGGGTGTGGAGAGGTTGTTGCTCGTCGGTATCTCGGTCCGACGTTCCTATACGAAGTTGAACTTGAGACTGGTGAGTCTGTTCAGTGTATGCATAATCATGATGAGGATATTCCAGAAAGCGGCGTCGTTGATATCGAAATTAATGCCGATCATGAACTTGCATGGTTCCCTCGCGAACAGCGACCGGATGAGACGGATGAGCGATACCCTCGCGGTATCTGA